From Pseudomonas sp. G.S.17, the proteins below share one genomic window:
- a CDS encoding helix-turn-helix domain-containing protein, whose product MKVPLAAILRALRAHKGLTQESIPEGSNRQYLSQLEHGKSSPTLDKLQDLSEAYGASTLLLVGAATLIQEGITVDAIVERFAEQMRELDATGTLAAARAELDDGGLRSRPAGRVIDRDLKASIQECKVQGLSQAQTSQNLGVNKMTVSRYWRGQPS is encoded by the coding sequence ATGAAGGTACCTTTAGCCGCGATCCTTCGCGCGCTGCGAGCTCACAAAGGGTTGACCCAGGAGTCAATTCCCGAAGGGAGCAATCGTCAGTACCTGAGTCAGCTTGAGCACGGCAAGTCGAGCCCGACATTGGACAAGCTGCAGGACTTGTCGGAGGCCTACGGGGCGTCTACCCTATTGCTAGTCGGCGCGGCCACCCTGATCCAGGAAGGCATAACTGTTGATGCGATCGTAGAGAGATTTGCAGAACAGATGCGCGAATTGGATGCCACCGGCACACTCGCGGCAGCGCGGGCAGAATTGGATGACGGTGGGCTACGTAGCAGGCCAGCCGGCCGGGTGATTGATCGCGATCTGAAGGCCTCGATTCAGGAGTGCAAAGTCCAGGGCTTGAGTCAGGCGCAGACGTCTCAGAATCTGGGTGTGAACAAGATGACTGTCAGCCGATATTGGCGCGGCCAGCCCAGCTAG
- a CDS encoding metallophosphoesterase — MKLRIYSDLHNEFHRFEPPTLDPDVDLVILAGDIDKKARGVKWANDTFQCKVAYISGNHEYYDGHIDRTLRKMRDAAASHVHVLENESLIINGTRILGTAAWTDFSSTGDQIAAASMARASMNDFRYIRADAGYRRLRPDDLIARNHTAKAWLNQQLAQDFEGKTIVITHHAPSPVVVGTKHDGHLNAAYTNDWPRLIEKADLWVFGHTHQAVDIELGGCRVVSNPRGYPNEQTGFDPFFEISI; from the coding sequence ATGAAGCTACGAATTTATTCAGACCTGCATAACGAATTTCATCGCTTCGAGCCGCCGACCCTTGATCCGGACGTCGACTTGGTCATCCTCGCAGGGGACATCGACAAGAAGGCTCGTGGAGTGAAGTGGGCAAATGACACGTTCCAGTGCAAGGTCGCTTACATAAGCGGCAACCACGAGTACTACGACGGCCATATCGATAGAACGCTGCGCAAGATGCGGGATGCTGCAGCAAGCCACGTGCATGTCTTGGAGAATGAGTCCCTTATCATCAATGGCACCCGCATCCTAGGTACCGCAGCATGGACCGATTTTTCCTCAACTGGCGACCAGATCGCCGCCGCCTCTATGGCTAGAGCATCCATGAACGACTTCAGATACATCAGAGCAGATGCCGGATATAGACGCCTGCGACCCGATGACCTGATTGCCCGCAACCACACAGCTAAAGCTTGGCTGAACCAACAGCTTGCCCAAGATTTTGAAGGCAAAACGATCGTCATCACTCACCACGCGCCATCACCTGTAGTTGTAGGAACGAAGCATGACGGGCATCTGAATGCGGCTTACACCAACGACTGGCCCAGACTCATCGAGAAAGCGGATTTGTGGGTCTTTGGCCATACCCATCAAGCTGTGGATATAGAGCTTGGCGGCTGCAGAGTGGTCTCCAATCCCCGGGGTTATCCCAACGAGCAGACGGGCTTCGACCCGTTTTTTGAGATTTCGATTTGA
- a CDS encoding UvrD-helicase domain-containing protein: MSVLPDADQVIQRCLDLDNPTSFFLYAGAGSGKTYSLVEAVRNFKERASERLRVEGRQIAVITYTNAAAEEVMRRLEHDPLVWVSTIHSFAWEMIRGFNDDIRAWIKVKLANDIADLEGKLAKARGENKTYRANKADRDRKLKRLENIDHVFDFTYSPTGENRGHQALNHSDVIGLAADFIQRRPLLDVLVDKHPVLLIDESQDTMARLMEAFLVVQAEASDRFCLGLLGDTMQSIYGHGMQSLACAVPEDWAKPEKVLNRRCPVRVVELINAIRAQADTHQQSPRHDAPLGTVRMYCVRSQPMSTFQIESEVARRMADVTGDSVWNSGMEGRKTLILEHKMASRRMGFDGVFVPLYQVDHLRTGLLDGTLPVLRVFLEGVMPILDAAQIDSFKLMETVRLRSPLLARERLAAAPDQALTIAQAGRGTEGLLELFADADPLISDVVRVLAHTHLLDLSDRLRVAFEMGATDEDFPDTGDREALEVHAYRLLIGASFSQLTGYAKYCSELSPYGTHQGVKGLEFPRVMVIIDDKEAAGFLWHYEKALGVVPPSPGDIQKEAAGEDNALTRTRRLLYVTCSRAQESLAIVFYTADPEGALTSIVKAGWLHEHEISII; this comes from the coding sequence ATGAGTGTGCTGCCAGATGCTGACCAGGTGATCCAGCGATGCTTGGATCTTGATAATCCCACCAGCTTTTTCCTTTACGCGGGTGCAGGTTCGGGCAAAACCTACTCGCTTGTTGAGGCGGTTCGAAACTTTAAAGAACGGGCATCGGAGCGCTTGCGGGTCGAAGGTAGACAGATCGCTGTCATCACCTACACCAACGCAGCCGCTGAAGAGGTGATGCGCCGACTGGAACACGATCCGCTGGTTTGGGTATCCACTATCCATTCCTTTGCGTGGGAGATGATCAGGGGATTCAACGACGACATTCGAGCCTGGATCAAGGTCAAACTGGCCAATGATATTGCCGATTTGGAGGGCAAACTGGCTAAAGCCCGGGGTGAAAACAAGACCTACCGAGCTAACAAAGCAGACCGGGATAGAAAGCTTAAGCGGCTAGAAAACATTGATCACGTTTTTGATTTTACCTATAGCCCAACGGGTGAAAACCGTGGCCATCAGGCGCTCAACCATTCAGACGTGATTGGCTTGGCCGCGGACTTTATCCAGCGGCGCCCGCTACTCGATGTTTTGGTGGACAAACACCCGGTTCTGCTCATCGATGAGAGCCAAGACACCATGGCCCGACTGATGGAAGCTTTCTTGGTGGTTCAGGCTGAGGCATCCGATCGTTTTTGCCTAGGCCTGCTAGGCGACACCATGCAGAGCATCTATGGACACGGTATGCAAAGCCTTGCTTGCGCCGTGCCTGAAGACTGGGCCAAACCCGAGAAGGTCTTGAACAGGCGGTGTCCGGTACGGGTGGTGGAACTGATCAACGCAATCAGGGCCCAGGCCGACACGCATCAGCAGTCGCCGCGTCACGATGCGCCTTTGGGGACAGTGCGCATGTATTGCGTTCGAAGCCAGCCAATGTCGACCTTTCAAATCGAGAGTGAGGTCGCCAGGCGCATGGCCGATGTCACCGGAGATAGCGTCTGGAATTCAGGTATGGAGGGAAGGAAAACGCTGATCCTGGAACACAAGATGGCGAGCCGACGGATGGGATTCGACGGCGTTTTCGTTCCTCTTTATCAGGTCGACCACCTGAGAACCGGCTTACTCGATGGCACACTTCCGGTATTGCGAGTGTTCCTTGAAGGTGTGATGCCAATACTTGATGCGGCGCAGATAGACAGCTTCAAACTGATGGAGACAGTAAGGCTTCGCTCACCACTGTTGGCCCGGGAGCGGTTGGCAGCGGCTCCCGACCAGGCGTTGACGATAGCGCAAGCCGGTAGAGGTACCGAAGGTTTACTTGAGCTGTTCGCCGATGCAGATCCCTTGATAAGCGACGTCGTACGGGTACTTGCGCATACGCATCTTCTAGATCTCTCAGATCGCCTTCGTGTTGCATTCGAGATGGGGGCGACAGACGAAGACTTTCCTGACACCGGCGATCGGGAAGCGCTTGAAGTCCATGCCTATAGACTGCTGATTGGAGCCTCTTTCTCGCAGCTCACCGGCTACGCCAAGTATTGCAGTGAGCTATCGCCTTACGGGACGCATCAGGGGGTGAAGGGTCTCGAATTTCCCAGAGTTATGGTCATCATTGACGACAAGGAAGCAGCAGGCTTTTTATGGCATTACGAGAAAGCTCTCGGTGTAGTGCCACCCTCCCCTGGCGACATCCAGAAAGAGGCGGCTGGTGAGGACAATGCGCTGACTCGGACGCGCAGACTGCTATACGTGACTTGCAGTCGCGCGCAGGAAAGTTTAGCAATTGTCTTCTACACAGCTGACCCCGAGGGCGCGCTGACCAGTATCGTCAAAGCAGGGTGGCTGCACGAACACGAGATTTCGATCATTTAG
- the tnpB gene encoding IS66 family insertion sequence element accessory protein TnpB (TnpB, as the term is used for proteins encoded by IS66 family insertion elements, is considered an accessory protein, since TnpC, encoded by a neighboring gene, is a DDE family transposase.), with translation MIRIDAIWLATEPMDMRAGTETALARVISVFGAAKPHCAYLFANRRANRMKVLVHDGFGIWLAARRLNQGKFHWPGIRQGSELELAPEQLQALVLGLPWQRVGSGGSITLL, from the coding sequence TTGATCCGCATCGATGCCATCTGGCTCGCCACCGAGCCGATGGACATGCGCGCCGGTACCGAGACGGCATTGGCCAGGGTGATCTCGGTGTTCGGTGCGGCGAAGCCGCACTGTGCTTATCTGTTCGCCAACCGCCGCGCCAATCGCATGAAAGTGCTGGTGCATGACGGCTTCGGAATATGGCTGGCGGCGCGCCGGTTGAACCAAGGCAAGTTCCACTGGCCAGGTATTCGCCAAGGCTCTGAACTGGAGTTGGCTCCCGAGCAACTTCAGGCTTTAGTACTGGGCCTGCCATGGCAACGCGTAGGCTCCGGCGGCTCGATCACACTGCTTTAA
- the tnpB gene encoding IS66 family insertion sequence element accessory protein TnpB (TnpB, as the term is used for proteins encoded by IS66 family insertion elements, is considered an accessory protein, since TnpC, encoded by a neighboring gene, is a DDE family transposase.) — protein sequence MIRIDAIWLATEPMDMRAGTETALARVITVFGAAKPHCAYIFANRRANRMKVLVHDGIGVWLAARRLNQGKFHWPGIRQGSELELDAEQLQALVLGLPWQRVGAGAAITIL from the coding sequence ATGATCCGCATCGACGCCATCTGGCTCGCCACCGAGCCCATGGATATGCGCGCCGGCACCGAGACCGCCTTGGCCAGAGTTATCACGGTGTTCGGTGCGGCGAAGCCGCACTGCGCTTATATCTTTGCCAATCGACGGGCCAACCGAATGAAAGTACTGGTGCACGACGGGATTGGTGTCTGGCTGGCGGCACGCCGGTTGAACCAAGGTAAATTCCACTGGCCAGGCATTCGACAAGGTAGCGAGCTGGAACTGGATGCCGAGCAACTTCAGGCCCTAGTACTTGGTCTGCCTTGGCAGCGCGTTGGCGCTGGCGCTGCAATAACGATCCTTTAA
- a CDS encoding IS66 family transposase, with protein sequence MTSLPNLDQMTPDQLRALAAQLLSKVDTMGRKSHRDDTIIEQLTHEIALLKRHRFAKRSEQISPEQGSLLDDLLNIDLEAIDAELTALLPAPVPAEARQKPKRAPLPPQFPRTVIHHEPENTQCSCGCQLQRIGEDVSEKLDYTPGVFTVEQHVRGKWACRQCETLIQAPVPAQVIDKGIPTAGLLAHVMVAKFADHLPLYRQEKIFGRAGLAIPRSTLAQWVGQTGVQLQPLVDALREAVLAQRVVHADETPVQMLAPGQKKTHRAYVWAYCTTPFSAIKAVVYDFSPSRAGEHARNFLGTWNGKLVCDDFAGYKAGFEKGMTEIGCMAHARRKFFDLHVANKSQLAEQALHSIGGLYEVERQARDMSDEDRWRIRQEKAAPLAKALHDWMLTQRDLVPNGSATAKALDYSLKRWVALTRYLEDGSVPIDNNAVENQIRPWALGRSNWLFAGSLRSGKRAAAIMSLIQSARMNGHDPYAYLKDVLARLPTQRASEIEQLLPHRWVSA encoded by the coding sequence ATGACTTCCTTGCCCAACCTCGACCAAATGACCCCCGACCAGCTGCGCGCTCTCGCTGCGCAGTTGCTGTCGAAGGTCGACACCATGGGCAGAAAGAGCCACCGCGATGACACCATCATCGAGCAGTTGACCCACGAGATCGCACTCCTCAAGCGGCACCGGTTTGCCAAGCGCAGCGAGCAGATCAGTCCTGAGCAAGGCAGCTTGCTCGACGATCTGCTTAACATCGATCTTGAGGCTATCGACGCCGAGCTGACGGCACTGCTTCCGGCTCCAGTTCCAGCAGAGGCGCGCCAAAAGCCGAAGCGCGCGCCGTTGCCGCCACAGTTTCCACGCACCGTCATTCATCATGAGCCAGAAAACACTCAGTGCTCCTGCGGTTGCCAGCTCCAGCGCATCGGCGAGGACGTCAGCGAGAAGCTCGATTACACGCCAGGCGTGTTCACCGTCGAACAACACGTGCGTGGAAAGTGGGCCTGCCGTCAGTGCGAAACACTGATCCAGGCGCCGGTACCGGCCCAGGTGATCGACAAGGGCATCCCAACCGCAGGCCTGCTGGCTCACGTGATGGTGGCAAAGTTTGCTGACCACTTGCCGCTGTATCGGCAGGAGAAAATTTTCGGGCGCGCCGGTCTAGCGATCCCGCGCTCGACACTGGCGCAATGGGTTGGGCAGACCGGTGTGCAGCTTCAACCGTTGGTTGATGCCTTGCGAGAAGCTGTCTTGGCACAGCGAGTCGTGCATGCCGACGAGACGCCGGTGCAAATGCTTGCGCCCGGACAGAAGAAAACTCACCGTGCTTATGTCTGGGCTTACTGCACCACACCGTTCTCGGCAATTAAAGCTGTGGTTTATGACTTCAGCCCGAGCCGGGCCGGTGAGCATGCGCGTAACTTCCTCGGCACGTGGAACGGCAAGCTGGTGTGCGATGACTTTGCTGGCTACAAAGCAGGCTTCGAGAAGGGCATGACCGAAATCGGCTGCATGGCCCACGCCCGCCGTAAGTTTTTCGATCTGCACGTGGCCAATAAAAGCCAGTTGGCAGAGCAGGCGCTGCACTCGATTGGCGGCTTGTACGAGGTAGAACGCCAAGCGCGAGACATGAGTGACGAGGATCGTTGGCGAATCCGGCAAGAAAAAGCAGCACCATTGGCGAAAGCACTGCACGACTGGATGTTGACCCAGCGCGATCTTGTGCCTAACGGCTCAGCAACAGCCAAAGCCCTGGATTACAGCCTTAAACGCTGGGTAGCGCTGACGCGCTACCTGGAAGATGGGTCTGTACCCATAGACAACAACGCAGTCGAAAACCAGATTCGGCCGTGGGCACTTGGGCGTTCCAACTGGTTGTTTGCCGGGTCGCTTCGCAGCGGCAAGCGGGCGGCGGCGATCATGAGCTTGATCCAATCGGCGCGCATGAATGGGCACGATCCATATGCCTATCTTAAAGATGTGCTGGCGCGGTTGCCGACGCAGCGAGCGAGTGAGATTGAGCAACTGCTGCCGCATCGGTGGGTATCTGCCTAA
- a CDS encoding IS66 family transposase, with protein MTSLPNLDHLTPEQLRALAAQLIQRVETLDHQVDTLGKTVETMGKKINRDQTVIEKLTHEIAQLKRLKFAKRSEQMNPEQASLLDDLIDTDIAAIEAELQALQTVLAPTEKKQKPKRTALPAEFPRTLIHHEPDNTHCPCGCALKRIGEDVSEKLDYTPGVFTVERHVRGKWVCDNCETLIQAPVPAQIIDKGIPTAGLLAHVMIAKFADHLPLYRQESIFGRAGLAIPRSTLAQWVGVTGVQLQPLVDALRDVVLGQQVVHADETPVQMLMPGTKKTHRSYVWAYATSQFCETAAVVYDFSPSRAGEHARNFLQDWKGKLVCDDFGGYKASFALGVTEIGCMAHARRKFFELHATNKSTLAEQALRYIQLLYEIESEVRDLEPDLRRRIRQEKAVPVMDRLHAWMMAQRDLVPEGSAISRALDYSLKRWAALSRYLDDGAVPIDNNWCENQIRPWALGRKNWLFAGSLRSGKRAAAIMSLIQSARLNGHDPYAYLKDVLTRLPTQRASEIDQLLPHRWQPA; from the coding sequence ATGACTTCGCTCCCCAATCTCGACCACCTTACCCCTGAACAACTGCGCGCTTTGGCGGCGCAGTTGATACAGCGTGTCGAGACGCTCGACCATCAAGTCGACACACTGGGTAAGACGGTTGAGACGATGGGCAAGAAGATCAACCGCGATCAAACGGTTATCGAGAAGCTCACCCACGAGATCGCACAACTCAAGCGTTTGAAGTTTGCCAAGCGTAGCGAGCAGATGAATCCTGAACAGGCCAGCTTGCTCGATGACCTGATCGATACCGATATCGCGGCGATTGAAGCAGAGCTTCAAGCCTTGCAAACAGTGCTGGCTCCGACCGAGAAAAAGCAAAAGCCCAAACGCACTGCTTTGCCGGCAGAGTTTCCACGCACGCTAATCCATCACGAGCCGGACAACACTCACTGCCCATGTGGCTGCGCACTCAAGCGTATCGGTGAGGACGTCAGCGAAAAGCTGGACTACACGCCCGGCGTATTTACCGTTGAACGCCATGTCCGTGGCAAATGGGTCTGTGATAACTGCGAAACGCTGATTCAGGCACCGGTTCCTGCACAGATTATTGATAAGGGCATCCCAACCGCCGGGCTGTTGGCCCACGTCATGATCGCCAAGTTTGCCGACCACCTGCCGCTTTACCGTCAGGAATCGATCTTCGGTCGTGCCGGCTTGGCGATTCCACGTTCAACTTTGGCTCAATGGGTGGGTGTGACTGGGGTGCAGCTGCAACCTCTGGTCGATGCACTGCGCGACGTAGTGCTAGGGCAACAGGTTGTTCATGCCGATGAAACACCGGTGCAAATGCTCATGCCGGGAACGAAGAAGACTCACCGCTCCTATGTTTGGGCCTACGCCACCAGCCAGTTCTGCGAAACAGCAGCTGTTGTTTATGACTTCAGCCCCAGCCGCGCTGGTGAACATGCTCGCAACTTCCTGCAAGACTGGAAGGGTAAACTGGTCTGTGATGATTTTGGCGGCTACAAGGCCAGCTTCGCACTCGGCGTGACCGAGATCGGTTGCATGGCCCATGCGCGGCGCAAGTTCTTCGAACTGCACGCGACCAACAAGAGCACGCTCGCCGAACAGGCCCTGCGCTACATCCAGTTGCTTTACGAAATCGAGAGTGAAGTGCGCGACCTGGAGCCGGATTTACGGCGCCGAATACGGCAAGAAAAAGCCGTACCGGTGATGGATAGGCTGCATGCCTGGATGATGGCCCAGCGCGATCTCGTGCCTGAAGGCTCAGCCATCAGCAGAGCACTGGATTACAGCCTGAAACGCTGGGCAGCGTTGTCGCGCTACCTCGATGACGGGGCCGTACCCATTGACAATAATTGGTGCGAGAACCAAATCCGACCGTGGGCGTTGGGTCGCAAAAACTGGCTCTTTGCAGGTTCGCTGCGCAGCGGCAAACGGGCGGCGGCGATTATGAGTTTGATCCAGTCTGCGCGGCTCAATGGCCATGATCCGTACGCATATCTGAAGGATGTCCTTACGCGCCTACCAACGCAGCGAGCGAGTGAAATTGATCAGTTGCTGCCGCATAGGTGGCAGCCGGCCTAA
- a CDS encoding transposase: protein MRQRKSYPKSFKTQVVQECEQPGVSVAAIAMSHGINANVVRRWIPLYRDRQAVALPAFIPLKVAPVEPKHKTEASAIIELALGEQSLIVKWPTSDPDGCARFVRGLVL from the coding sequence ATGCGCCAACGTAAGTCATACCCGAAATCCTTCAAGACCCAAGTCGTTCAAGAGTGCGAGCAGCCCGGTGTTTCCGTGGCAGCTATTGCGATGAGTCACGGGATTAATGCCAATGTCGTTCGCCGGTGGATACCGCTTTACCGTGATCGGCAGGCAGTCGCGCTGCCAGCTTTCATTCCTTTGAAAGTCGCGCCGGTTGAACCAAAACATAAGACCGAAGCGTCAGCGATCATTGAGCTGGCGCTTGGCGAGCAATCGCTCATCGTGAAATGGCCAACTTCCGACCCTGACGGATGCGCCCGCTTTGTCCGAGGGCTTGTTCTTTGA
- a CDS encoding transposase, with the protein MDTIALIIRIAMRQRTSYPKPFKAQIVQECLQPGMSMASVALRHGINANLVRKWIPLYRDCEAATLPAFVPIKLPSPPQADLQMSVSIDVPFGHQNLIVKWPLADPDGCARFIRGLTQ; encoded by the coding sequence GTGGACACCATCGCCCTTATCATCAGGATTGCCATGCGCCAGAGAACTTCTTACCCCAAGCCCTTTAAAGCTCAGATCGTCCAGGAATGCCTGCAACCTGGCATGTCGATGGCCAGCGTAGCGCTGCGCCACGGCATCAACGCCAATCTGGTTCGCAAATGGATACCTCTTTATCGTGATTGTGAGGCGGCAACGTTGCCCGCTTTTGTTCCGATAAAACTACCATCCCCACCACAGGCCGATCTGCAAATGTCCGTCAGTATCGACGTTCCGTTCGGCCATCAAAACCTCATCGTGAAGTGGCCACTGGCCGATCCCGACGGGTGCGCCCGTTTTATCCGTGGTCTCACTCAATGA